GAGGGAGGTGCCCTGCGCCGTGATCTCGTGCAGCTCCCCGGCGCCGTCGACGATCGTGAGCGTCGCGGGCTCGGTGGGCCACTGCGCGTACCCCGCGGAGACCACGGTGTGGGCCTTCGCGACCCGGTCGACGACGACGTCGAGCGAGGAGGCCTGGGCGCCGGGGCGGGCCGTGACCGAGACGGCGTCGCTTGAGGCGGTGGAGGTGAAGGCGGCCAGCGCCGTGGCCGACGTGAGGTCGCCGGCGCGCGTGGTGAGGGTCTGCAGCTGCGAGTTCAGGGCCTGCAGGTTCGAGACGATGACGCCGCGGTCGTCCGCCTTCTGCTGCAGCAGGATGCGCGGGATCGCCTGCACCTCCATGAGGGCATCGACCATCGCCGCGGTGTCGAGACCGGACGCGAGACCGGGGAACGAGATCGAGGGCAACGCGGGCGCCTTCCGTGATCAGGGGCGGTGCGGTGGCGGGGAGGTGGCGAATGCCCTGGACGGGTCGGGTACACCGTCCAGGGCATTCACGGGGATCAGCCCAGGAGCTGCAGAACGCCCTGCGTCGACTGGTTCGCCTGCGCGAGCATGGCGGTACCGGCCTGCGAGAGGATGTTCTTGGCGGTGTACTTCACCATCTCCTGCGCCATGTCGGTGTCGCGGATGCGCGACTCCGCGGCCGACAGGTTCTCCGACGAGACCGACAGCGAGCGGATCGACGACTCGAGGCGGTTCTGCTGCGCACCGTAGTCCGCACGAGCCGTCGAGATCGACTTGATGGCGGTGTCGAGAGCGGTGAGGTTGGTCGCCGCGTCCGCAGCCGGACCGTCAGCCGACGCGGTGCCCGGGTTGAGCAGGAGGAGCTGGCTCGCGCCGTCGGCATCGGTGATGCCCGACAGGGCGGCGCCGATGTCCTTGAGCGCGATGACGATCTGGTTGTCCTCGCCGGACCCTGCGCCGACCTGCACCGAGAAGTTCAGCGCCGCGCCGGCTCCCTGGCCGTCACCCTTCAGCAGCTTGATGCCGTTGAACTCGGTGTTGTCGACGATGCGGTCGAGCTCCTTGGCAAGGGCGCCGATCTCGCCGTCGATCGCCGAGCGGGCGTCCGGGCTGTTCGTGTCGTTGGCACCCTGAACGGTCAGCTCGCGCATGCGCTGCAGGATGTCGTGGACCTCGGTCAGGGCGCCTTCCGCGGTCTGGATGACCGAGATGCCGTCCTGGGCGTTGCGCTGGGCCTGGTTCAGACCGGTGACCTGCGCGCGCAGGCCCTCGGAGATCGCCAGACCGGCAGCGTCGTCGGCCGCGCGGTTGATGCGAAGACCGCTGGAGAGCTTCTCCATCGACTTCGACAGGTCGTTCTGCGTGTTCGACAGGTTGCGGTACGCGTTGAGCGCCGCGATGTTGGTGTTGACTGCAAGACCCATGGTGATTCCTCCGTGAATGGGTGGTGGTGCGGAGCCCGTCCGTGAGCTCCACAGGGTGCTATCGGCCGCCCGGGCCGATGCGTTAGGCGCCGGTCAGGCCTCGGCGGCGCGCGGCAGGAAGGCGTGGGCGAAGCGCCGCCCGCCGGCCGCGATGCGGTCGAAGTACGCCTCGCGGGCCGAGGCCGACACGCGCGAGGTGGGCGTGGCCGAGGCGACCGGCTCGTCGGGGAAGTAGCGGTCCATGGCGTCGCGCAGCAGGCGCAGCGCCTCCGAGCGCTGCTGCGAGACCGCGGAGTGCGAGACGCCCAGCTCCGCGGCGACGTCCTTCACGGGGCGGTCCTCGAAGTACACGGCGCGCACGATGAGCTGCATGCGCTCCGGCAGAGCCGAGATCGCGTGTTCGAGCAGCTCGTGGCGCTCGCCCGTGATGGCGGCCTCCTCGGGCAGCGGCGCGACTGCCGCGACCTCGTGCACGTCGGGCTCGTCGATGCTCGTGACCGTCCGCGCAGCGTCGGCCAGGCTCTCGGCCACCGTGGCGGTGTCGACGCCCATGGCGCTGGCGATCTCCTCGGTGGTCGGCGTGCGGCCGAGGCCGGTGGCGAGGGCGTCGCGCACCGCCGTGGTCTCCTTCACGCGACGGCGGATGCCGCGCGATGCCCAGTCCATCGATCGCATCTCGTCGGCGAAGGCGCCGAGGATGCGGCGGCGGGCGTAGGCGCCGAAGGGCACGCCCAGCTCGGGATCGAACGCGTCCGCCGCGGTGACGAGGGCGAGGGCGCCCGCCGCGGCGAGTTCCTCGCGGGGGATGTGGGTGGCACGCGCATGGAGCTCTGCGGCCAGGTAGCCGACCAGGGGGAGGTTGTCGACGATGAGTTGATCGCGCTCCGAACGCGTCATCGGTGGCCGCCTTTCAAGGGGGGAGGATAGGGCGGGACATCGGATCTTCAATTGCGGGTACCCGGGTAGCTGTCCCCATCGATTTGGGGAGAACTACCCATGCACGATCGTTACCGTATCGGTCAACCGGCCGACAGTGTCAACTACCGATCGTCGAAAGGCGTGTCGCGGCCCGGGGGAGCAGGGAATGGGGAATGGGAGCCAACGAACTGTCAACGCGTCTGTGGCGCGAGCGTGAACTCTTGGAGACGCTGCTGTTCAAGCTGGAGGAGCAGCAGCTCATCCTCGCAGCCGGCCGCTCGCGCTGGGTCGATCGCGCCGCGAGCGAGGTGGACGCCGCCGTCGAGCGCATGCGCCACGCGGGCCTCGAGCGCGCCATCGAGGTCGTCGAGGTGGCCCGCGAATGGGGTGCGCCGGCCGACGCCACGCTGCGCGAGCTCATCGCCCACGCGCCCAACGAGGCCTGGAGTCAGGTCTTCGTGGATCACCTGCGCGCCATGACGGCGCTCGCCGGCGAGGTCGCCGCGGTGCGCGACGCGAACGAGATGCACCTGCGCGCGGCCCTGCGCGCGGCCCAGGAGGCCATCGCCGGCCTCGGGGTGCGCACCGGCGAATACGGCGCCGACGGCGCGACTGCCCGGGGAGACTCCGTTCCCCGGCTGCTCGATACGGACCTGTGACGAAGGAGAGACCTTGTCGACTTTCAGCGGACTGAACACCGCCGCCTCCGCGCTCGCGGCGGCGCGGCGCGGCATGGACGTCACGGGCCAGAACATCGCCAACCAGACGACGGCGGGCTACACCCGGCAGCGCCTGGAGACCTCGGCGCTCGCCTCGATCGCCCAGTCGGGCCGCTTCAGCACCGGTGCCGTGCCGGGGCACGGCGTGTCGATCGACGGCCTCGCGCGGCTCGGCGACGCGCTGCTCGATGCCCGCGTGCGCGATGCCGTGGGGGCCTCGGCGTACTGGAACACGCGGGCGCAGGTGGCCAAGGCCGCCGAGTCGGCCATGGCGGAGCCGACCGAGGCGGGCCTGGCCACGACGCTGACGCGGTTCTGGACGGGGTGGCAGGATCTCGCCAACTCCCCGGACTCCGGCGCCGCCGCGGCCGTCGTGCTCACCAACGCCGAGACCCTCGCCTCGGAGATCGCCGCCGGCTACACCTCGGCGAGCACGCAGTGGTCCGATGTCCGCGCCGGCGTGGACCGGACCGTCACCGAGATCAACACCGCCGCCGACCAGATCGCGCAGCTGAACCGCGAGATCCGCGACGCGCTGAACGCCGGGCGCTCGGCCAACGAGCTCATCGACCGGCGCAACGTCATCGCCGAGGGCGTCTCGAGCGCCGCCGGTGCGCAGGCGACCGTGGAGGCCGACGGCACCCTCACCGTGCGCATCGACGGCAACGCCCTCGTCTCGGGCGTCGAGGCGCGGCACCTCGTCGTCTCGGGCCCCCAGGGCGTCGCGGCCGGCGAGCCCGTCACGGTGGCGTGGGCGCATCGCCCCGACGTGCCGCTCGCCTCGGTGGGCGGCGAGCTCGGCGGTGCGCTGTCGGTGCTCGCTCCCGCCGACGAGGGCGGCACGATCGCCCGGCTCGCCGAGACCTACAACGCGCTCGCGACGTCGCTGGCCGCGACGGTCAACGCCCAGCACGCCGCCGGCGTCACCTCGGACGGCACCGCGGGCGGCGCCTTCTTCGACCTCTCCGCGCCCGGCCCCGCGGCACTCGCCCTGACCGTCGCGCCCACCGGGCTCGACGAGCTCGCGATCGGCAAGCCCGGCGCCGGGGCGCTCGACGCCTCCAACGCCGACGCGATCTCGCAGCTAGGCAGCGGCGCGGGTTCCCCCGACGCGCTGTGGGCCGACTTCGTCACGAGCTTCGGCGTGGCCACCGCCGGCGACGTGCAGCGGGCGACGGTCGCCGAGGTCGCGGCCACGACCAGCGCCATGGCGCAGCAGTCGGTCGCCGGCGTGGACGGCGACGAGGAGACGATGAACCTGCTGACCTACCAGACCGCCTACCAGGCGGCCGCCCGTGTGCTCACGGCGGTCGACGAGGCGCTCGATGTCCTGATCAACCGCACCGGCCTGGTCGGCCGCTGATCCGCACCGGAAAGGGCCCCCGATGATCTCCCGCGTGACCGCGCAGACGATGTCCCAGGCGTCGCTGCGCAACCTGCAGTCCAACCTCAGCGCCCTCGCGCGCCTCCAGGAGCAGGCGACCTCGCAGCGCGCCTTCCTCGCGCCGTCCGACAACCCGTCGGCCGCCGCCACCACGCTCGCGGTGCACGCCGCGCAGGACCGCAACCAGCAGCACGCGCGCAACATCGACGACGCCATCGCGTGGGTGGCCACCGCT
This genomic interval from Microbacterium sediminis contains the following:
- the flgN gene encoding flagellar export chaperone FlgN encodes the protein METLLFKLEEQQLILAAGRSRWVDRAASEVDAAVERMRHAGLERAIEVVEVAREWGAPADATLRELIAHAPNEAWSQVFVDHLRAMTALAGEVAAVRDANEMHLRAALRAAQEAIAGLGVRTGEYGADGATARGDSVPRLLDTDL
- the flgK gene encoding flagellar hook-associated protein FlgK encodes the protein MSTFSGLNTAASALAAARRGMDVTGQNIANQTTAGYTRQRLETSALASIAQSGRFSTGAVPGHGVSIDGLARLGDALLDARVRDAVGASAYWNTRAQVAKAAESAMAEPTEAGLATTLTRFWTGWQDLANSPDSGAAAAVVLTNAETLASEIAAGYTSASTQWSDVRAGVDRTVTEINTAADQIAQLNREIRDALNAGRSANELIDRRNVIAEGVSSAAGAQATVEADGTLTVRIDGNALVSGVEARHLVVSGPQGVAAGEPVTVAWAHRPDVPLASVGGELGGALSVLAPADEGGTIARLAETYNALATSLAATVNAQHAAGVTSDGTAGGAFFDLSAPGPAALALTVAPTGLDELAIGKPGAGALDASNADAISQLGSGAGSPDALWADFVTSFGVATAGDVQRATVAEVAATTSAMAQQSVAGVDGDEETMNLLTYQTAYQAAARVLTAVDEALDVLINRTGLVGR
- a CDS encoding sigma-70 family RNA polymerase sigma factor, with amino-acid sequence MTRSERDQLIVDNLPLVGYLAAELHARATHIPREELAAAGALALVTAADAFDPELGVPFGAYARRRILGAFADEMRSMDWASRGIRRRVKETTAVRDALATGLGRTPTTEEIASAMGVDTATVAESLADAARTVTSIDEPDVHEVAAVAPLPEEAAITGERHELLEHAISALPERMQLIVRAVYFEDRPVKDVAAELGVSHSAVSQQRSEALRLLRDAMDRYFPDEPVASATPTSRVSASAREAYFDRIAAGGRRFAHAFLPRAAEA
- a CDS encoding flagellin; translated protein: MGLAVNTNIAALNAYRNLSNTQNDLSKSMEKLSSGLRINRAADDAAGLAISEGLRAQVTGLNQAQRNAQDGISVIQTAEGALTEVHDILQRMRELTVQGANDTNSPDARSAIDGEIGALAKELDRIVDNTEFNGIKLLKGDGQGAGAALNFSVQVGAGSGEDNQIVIALKDIGAALSGITDADGASQLLLLNPGTASADGPAADAATNLTALDTAIKSISTARADYGAQQNRLESSIRSLSVSSENLSAAESRIRDTDMAQEMVKYTAKNILSQAGTAMLAQANQSTQGVLQLLG